GCCTTGGCTGGCATGATGCTGGGCGAAAAGGTGATGCCCCGGCAATGGGGCGGACTGGCGCTGGGCTTCATCGGCACGGTGCTGGTGGTCGCTCACAAAACGGGTAGCGGCCTCACCTTTATCTCCACCGTGCCTGCGCTTTTGGCCCTCATTGGAATCACTGCGGGCACCCTCTGGCAAAAGCGTTTTTGTCCCGCCTTTGACCTGCGTACCAGCACCGTGGTGCAGTATGCCGCCAGCCTCGTCATCACGGCCATTCTCTCCCTGGTCACCGAGACTCGCGAGGTGCAGTGGACGGGCCAGTTTGTCTTTGCCCTTCTTTGGGTGGCCCTGGTTCTTTCCATCGGTGCCATCAGCCTTTTGAATCACCTCATCCGCAGCGGCACAGCAGTGAATGTAGCTAGCCTTTTTTACACCGTCCCAGCGGTCACCGCGCTGATGGCCTGGGGCATCTTTGGTGAAACTCTCACTGGTCTGTCCTTGGTGGGAATGGTGGTGGCGGTGCTCGGCGTGTGGCTGGCGCGGGGAAGGTGATTCACTTTCCCCCAATCCTGGCCCGTTGCGTGCGTTGGTAGTGGTTTTTACAACCATTGGTTAACCATGCACGAAGCGCCCTCACGACATTTTGATATTGCCATCATTGGTGGAGGGTTTGCTGGAGTTTACTGCGCGCAGCAGGTTCTCAAGCGGCTACGCGGGCAATCCATGAGGGTGGGGATCATTGCCAGTGAAAACCACATGGTTTTCCAGCCTATGCTGCCTGAGGTGGTGGGCGGCTCGCTTTCGCCCCAGCATGTGGTGAATCCTATCCGCATGATCTGCGAAGCGGCGGATGTTCTGAAGGGGGAGGTGACAAGCCTGGACCTGGAAAGCCGGGTGCTGACGCTGGATGGCGGACGCTTTACGCCCAATGTGACAGTGACCTTTGACCACCTGATGCTGGCCCCTGGGGCCGGAGTGGATCTGAGCCGCATCCCGGGGATGTCGGAGCATGCCTACCTCATGCGCACGGTGGGGGATGCGATGAAACTGCGTGCCGCTATCATCAGCCGCATGGAGGAGGCAAACCTCATCACCAAGCACCAGCAGCGCAAAGAGATGCTGTCCTTTGTAGTCGTGGGTGGGGGCTACTCTGGCGTGGAGACAGCGGGACAGATCCAGGATTTGATCGCGGGAGTGCTGCGTTATTACGACAACATCCGGGCGGATGAACCTAGCGTGACACTGGTACATAGCGGGGAGCGTTTGCTCGGCATGTTAGGGCCCGGGCTGGGGGATTACACTCGTCGCTGTCTGGAGAAGATGGGCGTAAATTTGATCTTCAATAAACGCGTGCGGGCGGTGACTGCACGCACAGTGCAGCTCAATGATGAAAGCACCATCGTCTCCAATCTTGTGGTGTGCACGGTCGGTAATGCCCCGCATCCGATTCTGCAGGCATTGGGAGCCCGTGGTGCGGTGCCGCTGGAACGCGGCAAGGTCATTGTGGAGTCCACTGGTCAAGTGAAAGGCGTGGACAAAGTATGGGCAGCGGGTGATTGCGCGGCCTTTCCCAAGGCCGATGGGGGCCTGTGCCCAGAGACAGCTCAATTTGCGATGCGGCAGGGCGCTTTGATCGGGGACAACATTGCTGCGACGCTGAAAAAGAAGCCGCTGAAAGCCTTCAAGTTTACAGGCTTGGGTGAGCTGGCTACCATCGGTCACCGCAAGGCGGTGGCTATGGTGATGGGCCTGCGTTTTTCCGGCCTGCTCGCATGGTTCATGTGGCGCAGCATTTACCTCATGAAGCTGCCGGGGCTGGACCGTAAACTCCGTGTGATGGCAGAGTGGACCTTTGAGGTGTTTTTCCCTCGCGATATCAATCTGCTGACGCCTAGTTTTTCTTCCCCCCTCGGGGAGATGCATTTGGAAAAAGGCGATTCGTTGTTTCGTTCGGGTGAGCCTGCCCAGTCGCTTTATGCGGTGAAAAAAGGCTGTGTGGAGATCACCGATGCGAATGGCCAGATCGTGAAATCCGCTGTGGCGGGAGAGCATTTTGGCGAACGCGCTTTGTTAGGCGATGGGATCTGGCGCTTCGATGCCACGGCCAAGGAGTCCACAGAACTGGTTGCGATTGATGGGGATACATTCAAGACGCTGGTGAAAAGCATTGGTTCGCTGGACAGCCTTTTTCGCTCCACCGCCCAGCAGTACCATTTGCCGGAGGAAATCCAGAAGACGGTCTCTGCGATGCCTGAGGCCACACGGCAGGCTATAGCGGCAGATGTGATGACGCGATCAGTCGCCTCCCTCACAGCGGAGCAGACGGTGCAAGATGCGGTGGCGGAGTTTCAGGCACATCCACACAGCACTTACCCAGTCACGGAGGATGGCAAAGTTATCGGTTTACTGCGCCGCTCTATTGCTTACGATTGGTTAAAGAATCACGGTCTAACTTGCCGTGATTTGCTAAAGACGCTGCCTCTCACCACACCCTTTTGTGTGCGGGCAGACATGCCTGTCCCTGAACTGGTTCAGACCCTCATGCGCACGGGCGTCAGCAAGGCAGTGGTGGTGGATGCGGAAAATCGTTTGTTAGGCATGGTGACCGTGTTTGATTTGCTGAAAGGGAGTCCCCCTCCGGCGTGAATATTCATGTGACGAAGCCTTTGGCATACAGCCAAAGGAGAGGTTCCTTCCGTTGATTAAGTGAGGGCTGGTTATCCTTCGATCATGCGTGATGCAGGCTCCCTGCTCTAAATTCAACTTGTGTCCTCTTATGAGCAGCGATCTTTCCCATGTTCCGGCAGGTTATCAGACAGTGACTCCATCGCTCACGGCGAAAGACGCCGCTTCGGCGATCCGATTCTATGAGCAGGCTTTCGGGGCTGTGCTGACCTTTAAGATGACGGATCCTCAGACCGGAGGAACTGCCCATGCGGAGTTCCGCATCGGCAACAGCATGCTGATGATTTCCGACGAATACCCTAAATTTGGCTGTCTGACGCCCGCTGAGGGCAGGGGCGGGGCCTTCATGATTTATATCCCAGATATTGAGGCTGCCTTTGAGCAGGCTCTGGCAGCGGGTGCCAGCGAGATTGATCGTCCTGCTGACCAATTTTGGGGTGACCGTACCGGACGAGTGGGCGATCCTTTTGGTTATCGCTGGACTCTGGCGCAAAAAATCAAGGATGTGCCTGAGGCAGAAATTGCCCGTCTGGCCGCAGATTGGCAGGGGTGATGCGGTAGGTTATCGCCCTCTCCGCCGATGCTGCCGTGCCCGAAATTCCGCAGGGCCACAGCCCAGGTGCTGGGTGAAGATGCGGGTGAAATAATGGCGATTGGGGAACCCGTGCTCGACAGCGATTTGGTCGATGGTTTTATCCGTCAGGACCAGGGCCTCTCCTGCCAGACGTAATCGGGTGGCCGTGACATAAGCTGCCGGAGTCTGTCCGGTGTGCTCGCGGAAAGCGCGGATAAAACGTTCCAGGCTCATACCCGCCCGATCTGCGAGGAAGGGATTGGAGAGATGGGAATGAGGAGCCTTTTGAATGAGATCCAGCACGTCCAACAAACGATCTGGCAAAGAGGCGGATGGTGGCAATTCCAGGTGGGCAAAGGTGGTGTGCAGCAGTGCGGCACTCTCATGATAGAGGCGATGATCGCGCTGGCCATGGGATGCCTCGCCATGAGTGCGAAGGACGGCCTGAATCAGGATATGCAATGTTTGATCCACGGGCAGGATGACTGGACCCACGGGTACGGGGCCAGCGAGCCGGGTGACGGTGAAATGCAGCCAGTAGTGGCAGGCAGTGGTGGGGGCGCAGCAATCGAAGATAGTGTTTGCAGGGATGAGGACGCATTCATTCGGCAGTAGCGGGATATCGCGCCCCTGGTAGCGGAGGTGGCAGCCCGTCTGAGGGTTGTGGTAAAAACGCCAAAAAGGACTGTCCACACCTTCGTGGTTCCAGTTTTCCAAGGCAGGCTGGTATCCGCTCTCATGAATCAAAAAGGCTGACCAGCCAGCCTTGGCAATGGGAGACAGACTGACGCCCCAAGGGGTGGTGTAATTCAGGTATTTGCGTTTCGTCGGCATGGCCTTTCCATAGAATCCGACATGAAAAGCCTCTTGGCAAGATGATGCCACAAGGGAGGTGGACTCCGGGTGTATCACGATTAGACACAGATAAATCTCAAAGAGGCAACAGGGTGTTGCGTATAATGCAGCATGACTTGGAAGGTTTCATTTTCCTTGAGCGCTATTCTTGGCCCTGCGTTGGCAGCTGCCGGGCTGGTCTGTGCGACCTCTGCTCGGGCGGAAAAGATGGAGTTCAATCGGGATATCCGCCCCATCCTTTCAGACAAGTGTTTTCACTGTCATGGTTTTGACCCGAAGACGCGCAAAGGAGACCTGCGCCTGGACGAACGGGCTGCGGCTGTTGCCGATGGCCACATCGTGCCAGGGGATGCGCTGAAGAGCCTGATCATCGAGCGCGTGCTTTCTCATGATGAGGATGAAGTGATGCCGCCACCGGAGTCTAAGCTGGGTCGCCTAACCGAAAGTGAAATTGCCAAGCTGAAGCAGTGGGTGGATGAAGGGGCCGAATATCAAAAGCACTGGAGTTTCATTGCCCCGGATCTGAATGAGCTGCCTCGATGGAAAGCGGATGCTAAGGCCGCCGGGGCAAAGGGGCCGATAGATCATCTGGTGGCTCAAGGCCTGAAATCACGGGGATTAGCTCTGCAACCGAGGGCGGATGCAGCCACCCTGCTGCGACGTGTCAGTTTTGACCTGACGGGCCTGCCTCCTTCAGCGGAAGAAGTTTTAGCTTTTTCCGGCAAGCAGCAGGAAGGGGCTTACGAGGCTCTAGTGGAGAAGTTGCTGGCTTCGCCTGCTTACGGAGAGCGCATGGCGGTGGATTGGCTTGATGT
The Prosthecobacter algae genome window above contains:
- a CDS encoding VOC family protein; protein product: MSSDLSHVPAGYQTVTPSLTAKDAASAIRFYEQAFGAVLTFKMTDPQTGGTAHAEFRIGNSMLMISDEYPKFGCLTPAEGRGGAFMIYIPDIEAAFEQALAAGASEIDRPADQFWGDRTGRVGDPFGYRWTLAQKIKDVPEAEIARLAADWQG
- a CDS encoding AraC family transcriptional regulator, with translation MPTKRKYLNYTTPWGVSLSPIAKAGWSAFLIHESGYQPALENWNHEGVDSPFWRFYHNPQTGCHLRYQGRDIPLLPNECVLIPANTIFDCCAPTTACHYWLHFTVTRLAGPVPVGPVILPVDQTLHILIQAVLRTHGEASHGQRDHRLYHESAALLHTTFAHLELPPSASLPDRLLDVLDLIQKAPHSHLSNPFLADRAGMSLERFIRAFREHTGQTPAAYVTATRLRLAGEALVLTDKTIDQIAVEHGFPNRHYFTRIFTQHLGCGPAEFRARQHRRRGR
- a CDS encoding FAD-dependent oxidoreductase, with product MHEAPSRHFDIAIIGGGFAGVYCAQQVLKRLRGQSMRVGIIASENHMVFQPMLPEVVGGSLSPQHVVNPIRMICEAADVLKGEVTSLDLESRVLTLDGGRFTPNVTVTFDHLMLAPGAGVDLSRIPGMSEHAYLMRTVGDAMKLRAAIISRMEEANLITKHQQRKEMLSFVVVGGGYSGVETAGQIQDLIAGVLRYYDNIRADEPSVTLVHSGERLLGMLGPGLGDYTRRCLEKMGVNLIFNKRVRAVTARTVQLNDESTIVSNLVVCTVGNAPHPILQALGARGAVPLERGKVIVESTGQVKGVDKVWAAGDCAAFPKADGGLCPETAQFAMRQGALIGDNIAATLKKKPLKAFKFTGLGELATIGHRKAVAMVMGLRFSGLLAWFMWRSIYLMKLPGLDRKLRVMAEWTFEVFFPRDINLLTPSFSSPLGEMHLEKGDSLFRSGEPAQSLYAVKKGCVEITDANGQIVKSAVAGEHFGERALLGDGIWRFDATAKESTELVAIDGDTFKTLVKSIGSLDSLFRSTAQQYHLPEEIQKTVSAMPEATRQAIAADVMTRSVASLTAEQTVQDAVAEFQAHPHSTYPVTEDGKVIGLLRRSIAYDWLKNHGLTCRDLLKTLPLTTPFCVRADMPVPELVQTLMRTGVSKAVVVDAENRLLGMVTVFDLLKGSPPPA
- a CDS encoding DMT family transporter gives rise to the protein MNPGTRAPRWAAIIPWLFVLLWSSGFIGSKLGVPYAEPFTFLTLRYVIVLAVLVPIAFLTRAPWPQGRGQIAHLILAGLLIHALYLSGCVYALRLGLPAGIVSLIVSLQPLLTAALAGMMLGEKVMPRQWGGLALGFIGTVLVVAHKTGSGLTFISTVPALLALIGITAGTLWQKRFCPAFDLRTSTVVQYAASLVITAILSLVTETREVQWTGQFVFALLWVALVLSIGAISLLNHLIRSGTAVNVASLFYTVPAVTALMAWGIFGETLTGLSLVGMVVAVLGVWLARGR